The genomic segment GCAATTTCTGCTCGTCCTCTCTCAAGCGTCTGGAGATACGAGCGCCCGACTTCTCGATAGATCCCTCCCCGTTTTTCTCTCTCTTCCTCTTCCGCTCCAGACCCCCTTGCTCGATAGCAGCCAACAGGGCCAGGGTACGTTGCTTCGTCTCCCTGGCGAAATACCGGGCCAGGGTACGGGAGATCCACAGTATGAAAAGACCGTCCAACCCAAGGAAAAAATAGAAAAGGAGGGGTTTTCGGACTTCAAGGAAAGAAAAACGGACCAACAGCAAGAAAGGAGATACGGCCAAAAAAAGGATAAAGAGGTGGGACAAAAGGAGTTTGGTGCGTTGGGTCATGCGGGCCCCCGCTCAGCAAACGGCTTCAAGTTCCATGAAGCAACCATTGGGGTATGTCGACCCCTTAATTAGGCTACCGGAAGCGGGGAATGAATTCAAGGGCGCAAAACTGGGGAAGACATTCTTTCATTGGACCCAACAGGGCCCTGTGCGGCATTCGTGGGCCAGCGGTTTGGGAATCAAGTCGGTTGATTTTTCATGCTTCTTGAGATAAATATAACCTGAAGATTTCCTGGGGATTTCCGTGGTTCCGAGGCGAGGCACATTCCCCATGCTTTCCTCCTCCCCCTTGCGGTCAAGATTCGGCCGGATTAAAATGGATCAAATTCTCTTCAGCCTGGGCCGAAGGCCCCGCCTGTTATTGGCCCTAATCCTTCTTGGGCTTCCCTTTTTCCCCTCCTCCGCTCAAGGGGAATACTCCCTCCTCAGCAGGCTCATCATCGATTATAATATCCGCGCATTGAGCAGCAGCCTCACGGAGGGTTCTTACCATGGGGAGGAGGGAATCCTCCGGATCCTGCCGGAAGCGGCTCGTTCCCTTGGAATGAAGGTTCTTATAAACGAAGATTACAAAGCGGCCAAGAGCCAATTAAAAAGGGCCCAAACGGCCCTGGAACGAGCCAAGAAACACATGTCCTCGAACCGGAACGAGCTTGCACCGGGCTACCATACCAGGCGAATCCTCGAAGAATTCCTGAGGTACCGGGAATCAATTGAATCCGCCAGGGCCCGGTTTTTATCTTACAGGCAAAAGCTGAATCCCGGGGTGGACGATAGGCTCAACAGGGAAATAGCCGCCAAGGCCATGGAAAAGCTTTTCCAAAGGTGTCTGAAGGAGACAGGTTATTCATTGAGAGACGCCCTGGGCCGTTTTTTCAACTTTTGCCTGGAGCCCGGTGACAAACAGGCCACCCTGACCACAGAAAACATATCTTTTGTCAACGAGATCTTCCGTAGGTACGTGGCGACGGCTCCACCGGAGTTATTGGCAGGCCTTGACCTGGACAGGGATCTGGATCACGCTGATCCGATCAAGCCCCGGCCATGGAAAAGGCTCCTCAAACGTGAAAGATTCGCCTTCGCCTCTGAGCTGGAATCGGCCTTTGAAAAATTCAAGGACAGGGAGCACCCGGTCGATCCCTTGCTATTTTTGGCCCTCATGCGAAGGGAATCCAGGTTTGATCCCCGGGCCGTATCATCGGTGGGGGCGGTTGGACTCACACAAATCATGCACCAAACGGCACGGCGGCTCGGGATGAAAAGCCTTTTCGTCCCTCCGTACCTCGATAAGGCCCTGGACCTTCACAGGAAGGCCCGGAGGCAACGGCAACAGGCCATGGAAGCCCTTTTTATGATCCACACAGGGGATGATCTTCGCCACGCAAGGGAGGCGAGGAATCTCATGCAACGTTCCCTGGAACTTGAAAAGAAAAAGGATCGGCTCTTCAAGAAATACCGGCATGAACTCCTGGACGGCAAAAAGGACGACCGTCTGGTGCCCTCCAGGGCCATCGAATTCGGCCTCATGTATTTCAGCCGGCTGTTGAGGGCCCAGGAAGGGGATATCAGCCTCGCCCTGGCCTCTTACAACGCAGGTCCCCACCGGGTCAAGAAATACGGTGGAATCCCACCTTTCGCTGAAACGGTTCATTTCCGCAATCAAGTCCTTCGATATTACCGGGAATATCTTCAAAAAATGAAAGGCCTGATGTAAACAAGGAAAAGAGAAGGGAAAGAGACCGTTTTGACTTGATTTCGGAAAGGATCCTTGTATACTGCCCGGAATTTTTCCACCCCCTTTCAGAAAGGCCTCCTCCCGGGCAGGAGGCCGCAAAAACGGGCTTTAAAGTGGAAAAACTCCAAACATTCTCAATCACCTCTGATCATGTACGACCTGCTTCCCGGGAAGAAACGGGGCGGTCAGTGTTTCCATTTCCAGATTTTTCAAGGAGGTTCAGATGACGGGTCAAATCCTATCCGAATCGCGTTTTGAAGACCTTGATCTTCTTAAAAGGGGAAAGGTAAGAGATGTCTATGAGGTGGACGGCCGCCTGTTGATCGTCGCCAGTGACCGGATCTCCGCCTTCGACGTGGTCATGGAAGACCCCATTCCCGATAAGGGCAAGATCCTTACCCAGCTCTCCCTGTTTTGGTTCGACTATCTCGGGGACATCGTGGAAAACCATGTCGTTTCCACCAATCCGGAGGAATACCCCCCTCCCTGCAGGAAATACGCCCGGGAACTCGAGGGCCGAAGCATGCTGGTCCAAAGGGCGGAACCTCTTCCAGTTGAATGTATTGTCAGGGGATACCTGTCCGGATCCGGGTGGAAAGAGTACCAGGCCAAGGGGAGTATCTGCGGAATTCCACTGCCCCCAGGACTCCGCGAATCGGAGGAACTTCCTGAACCCATCTTTACCCCTTCCACCAAAGCGGAGAAGGGGATTCATGACGAAAACATCTCCTTCGAAGAGGTTGAAGCCCTCCTGGGAAAAGAGGATGCCGAGAAAATCCGGGAACTCAGTCTGGCCCTCTACCGGGCCGGAAGGGATTTTGCAGCCCAACGGGGTATCATCATCGCCGATACAAAGTTCGAGTTCGGGAGAAAGGACGGGCGCATCATTCTCATCGACGAGGTCCTGACCCCTGACTCCTCCCGCTTCTGGCCCATGGACACCTATAGCCCCGGCGCTTCCCAGCAGAGTTTTGACAAGCAATTCGTGAGGGACTATCTGGAGGGCCTTGATTGGCCCAAGACCCCTCCTCCGCCCAGACTTCCTCCCCGTATTATCGAAAAGACCCGGGAGAAATACCTGGAGGCGCTGAAAAGGCTCACGGGCCATGGACTGCTCTAGCAGAGGCCGTTTAAAAACTACTGAGCTTGCTGATGCTCGGGTTGAAATGAGGCTCAAAATGCTCATTTACCAGATGGTGTCCATCCATAAATGAGAAAATTTGTGCAAGGTCAAGCCTCCGGCCCGTAAGGCCTACGCCCCGGAGGGGAAAAAGGGCCTTTCCGGTGTCGCCCCGGGATCCCATCCGAAAAAGGGCCGAAGGAGCCCTTCTTCCAAACCGATGAGCCAAAGAGGCTTCCATCGCTCCTCCTATCCTCACAAATACAGGGAAAACGGCTCAAAAACCTGCGCCTCTCCGCCTTGACAAAGGCAGGGCCGATGCTTAAGGTATGTCATAACTGTTTGGTGTGTATCATCCTGAAATCACTTCAATTCGAGTTCAGTCCACCATAGACGGGTTATTCCGAGGCCGAGATATGACCGAAAAGAAAGAAGACAAGGACATCAAGATTACCATCAATCATGATGTCTCCCGGCAACAGTCGGAAAGGGAGGAACAGGAGCCGGAGAAAAAACCGCCTGAGGAGATGTCCAAGGAAGAGTTGATCGAGAGGTTGAAGGGCCTTGAGGAGGAGAAATCCAGGATCTTCGACCTCTATCTCCGGGCACAGGCGGAAATGGAGAACCTCAAGAAGAGGACCAAAAAAGAAAAAGAGGACTGGCGAAAGTATGCCAACGAGTCCCTCATCAAGGAGATCCTGCCGGTCATGGACAATCTCGAAAAGGCGGTCTCCCACTCCGGCGATGAAAATTCCATGGACGCTTTGAAACAGGGGGTTGAACTGACCCTGAAGGGGCTCAAGGATTGCCTGAAAAAATTCGGATTGGAAGAAGTGAAGGCCGAAGGGGAGCCCTTTGATCCATGTTACCACGAAGCGGTCTCGGAGGGAGAGGACGACACCGTCAAACCCGGCACTGTGATCCATCAACTCCAGAAAGGATACATCCTCAATGAACGCCTGATCCGTCCCGCCATGGTGGTTGTAAGCAAGGGTGGGGGAGACGACACACCCGACCAGGAGGATGCATCAAATAAGATATGTGAAAATAAATAAGTGCGGCACTTTTCAAGGAGGTAAAAATGGGGAAAATAATCGGTATCGATCTTGGGACGACCAATTCGTGCGTGGCGGTGATGGAAGGGGGAGATCCCGTGGTAATAGCCAATTCGGAGGGAAGCCGAACGACACCCTCTATCGTGGCCTTCAATGAAAAGGGGGAGAGGCTCGTAGGGCAGATCGCCAAACGTCAGGCTATTACCAACCCTGAAAACACGATATTCGGTGTCAAACGGCTCATCGGGCGCAAATTCGACTCGAGCGAGGTCCAAAATGACATCAAGGTGCTCCCCTACAAGATCACCAAGGCGGCCAATGGGGACGCACAGGTGGAGGTGAGAGGCAAGGCATACAGTCCTGCTGAGATCTCTTCCATCATTCTTCAAAAGATGAAGCAGACCGCCGAGGACTACCTTGGTGAGAAGGTGACGGAGGCCGTCATTACGGTCCCCGCATATTTCAACGACAGCCAGAGGCAGGCCACAAAGGATGCGGGCCGGATTGCAGGTCTCAATGTATTGCGTATCATCAACGAGCCCACTGCGGCTTCCCTCGCCTACGGCCTGGACAAAAAAGGGGACAAAAAAATCGCCGTGTTCGACCTGGGCGGAGGGACCTTCGATATTTCCATCCTGGAGATCGGTGAAGGCGTCTTTGAAGTAAAGTCCACCAACGGTGACACCCACTTGGGAGGTGAAGACTTCGACCTGAGGATCGTCGACTACCTAGCCGACGAGTTCATGAAGGACCAGGGGATCGATCTCAGGAAGGACAAGATGGCACTCCAGAGGCTGAAGGAGGCTGCTGAAAAGGCCAAGATGGAGTTGTCCGGGGCCCAGGAGACGGATATCAACCTTCCATTCATCACGGCGGATGCCAGCGGACCCAAGCACCTGAACATCAAATTGAGCCGGGCCAAGCTGGAGGCCCTGGTGGACGATCTCATCGAAAAGGTGGTGGGTCCATGTAACATCGCCCTCAAGGATTCCGGACTCTCAGCAGGGGAGATCGACGAGGTGATCCTGGTGGGCGGAATGACCCGGATGCCTAAGGTCCAGCAGAAAGTCAAGGAGATCTTTGGGAAAGAGCCCAGCAAGGGTGTCAACCCTGACGAAGTGGTGGCCATCGGCGCCGCTATCCAGGGTGGTGTACTCAAAGGAGAGGTCAAGGACGTTCTGCTCTTGGACGTCACACCCCTGTCCCTTGGAATCGAAACCCTGGGAGGGGTGTTCACCAAATTGATCGAGAAAAACACCACCATTCCCACCAAGAAAAGCCAGATCTTCTCCACGGCCGCTGACAACCAGCCGGCTGTAGAGATCCATGTTCTTCAAGGGGAGCGGGAGATGGCCGCTGACAACAAGACCCTCGGTCGCTTTCAACTCGTGGGCATTCCACCGGCTCCCCGCGGTGTGCCGCAGATCGAGGTTACCTTCGATATCGACGCGAACGGTATCGTGAACGTCTCGGCCAAGGACATGGGAACCGGGAAGGAGCAGTCCATCAAGATCACGGCATCGAGCGGTCTGTCCGAGGAAGAAATCCAGCGACTCGTTAAAGACGCCGAGATGCATCAGGAGGAGGACCGCAAGAAAAGAGAACTGGTGGACGCCAGGAACATGGCTGATTCCTTGATCTATTCCACCGAGAAATCCATCAAGGAGGCGGGGGACAAGCTCGACGCCTCGGCCAAGGCGGAAATCGACCGGGCGATAGAAAACCTTCGCAAGGCCATGGAGACGGATAACACCGAGGAGATCAAGCGGCTCTCCGACGAGTTGACCCAGGCCTCCCACAAGCTCGCCGAGGCCATGTATGCCAAGGCGTCCCAGGAACAGGCAGGTCAACAGCAATCCGGGGGAACCGAGCCTTCCAAGGATGAAGATGTGGTCGACGCGGATTTCGAGGAAGTGAACAAGTGAGAACCGCTTTCATGCGATTCAAAGGGGCTGTCCCCGTCCTGTTAATCGGGGCGGCCCTTTTCCTATGGGGATGCGGGGGGCCCAAGGTGGCGGTGGAGCCTCTCCCCGTCAAAGAGGATCCCCGCATCCTTTTCTCAAGGGCAGAGGAAAGCTTCCATGAGGGGAGGTATGATCAGGCCCTTGAAGAATACCGACTTTATCTGGAAAAATACCCCGGCGCAGAGCAGGCGGGAACCGCCCTTTACCGGATGGCCCGGATCAATGACCAACTCAGCCGATATAAAACCGCCCTGCCCCTCTACCTCAGGCTGACCCGGGATTTTCCTGCCTTCTCAAGGCGACCCGACATCCAGTTCCGTGTAGCCGAGCTCTATTACCGTCTCGGGGATTATGACCGGTGTAAATCGACGGCCCTCGAATGGCTCGTTAAATACCGGGAAGATCCACTCCGAAAAAACGTCTTCCTGCTGCTGGCCGGTTGCGCCCAGGTCTTGGGGAATATTCCGGATACGGCCTTCTGGTGGATCAAGGCTGCCGGAGTTCCGGGGCTTTCCCCTGATGAAAAACAGAGCCTCGCTGAGAAGATCACCGGTCTTATCCGGGAGAGCACCCTGGAGGACCTCCAGAAAATGGCAGAGGGAGCCGAAGGGACCCCCTTTGCCCCCCACATCTACCACCGTCTCGCCGAACTCTTTCTCGAAAAGCGGGACCTCCAAAATGCCCGCAAAGCAGCCATGGCCCTTGTTCGTTCCACCCCCGAGCAATCATGGGTGTCACTCGGACGCCGGATCTTGGATCGTGTCGAAGCAGAATTGTCAGTGAAGCCGGGGGCCATAGGATGCCTCTTGCCCTTGAGCGGTCCCTTCGCCATTTACGGCCAGGAAGTGCTCAACGGCATACTGCTCGGGATGAACCTATTCAATGACTCGGGGGAGAATCAGGGAATCGAGCTGATCATCAAGGACACAGCCGGGAAGCCCGAAAGGGCCGCCTCCATGATCCAGGATCTTGCGGAAAGAGGGAAGGTCATAGCCGTCATCGGTCCCCTTGCAAGCAAACCCGCCCTGGCTGCCGCCGGAAAAGCCCAAGAATTGGGGGTGCCGCTTATAACCCTGACCCAGGCCGACGATATCACATCGCGAGGAGAGATGGTATTCCGAAACTTCCTCACCCCCAAAAAAGAGGTCCGGAGGATCGTGGACAAGGCCGTTTATGAACTGGGAATGACCCATTTCGGCATCTTATATCCCGAGACACCTTACGGACGGGTACTGATGAACCTTTTCTGGGACAGGGTGGAGGCCCTCGGTGGGAGCATCATGGCAGTTGAGTCCTATGATCCCAGGGAGACCGACTTCGCCGCCCAGATCAAAAAGATGGTGGGACTTTACTATCCCAGACCTGAATCCGTGAAACGAATGCTCAGGGAAAAAAAGGCGCTAGAGGGGAATGAAAAAAACATGGAAGAAGAGGATGGGGAGAAAAAGGAGGAGCCTGAGCCCATTGTAGATTTCGAGGCCGTCTTCATTCCCGACAACTATCAGCAGGTGGCCCTTATCGCCCCACAATTTCCCTTCAACAACGTATTCAATATCCGGTTCCTTGGTACCAGCCTCTGGCAATCTCCGGAACTCATTGATCAGGCGGGAGAATACATCCAGGGAGCACTCTTTCCAACCGGTTTCTTCCCCGGGGAAGATGACGAAAAGGTCGAAAAATTCGTAACACGTTACAAGACCGACTTCGAGGCCGAACCCGGCATCCTGGCGGCCACGGGGTACGATACCATCCGGATCGTAAAACAGGTGCTCCATGAGACCCCTATCCGGACCAGGGAAGATTTCAGGAAAGGTCTTCTCTCCTCAGAAGGGCTCGACGGCCTGACTGGGAAAATCGCCTTCGACCCCCAGGGTGAAGTCCTGAAGGAACCCCTCTTGTTAACGGTTTCAGGGAAACATTTCATCGTTGCCCCTTAGCCCATCCATAGGCTTTTGTCCGCCTATAACGACGGCTGTCCTTACGGGCGGGTGGGGAGTTACAATCTCTACGTCAATTCTTTTTCTCTCCGGATGATTCCTCCTTTTTTCTCCTCCTTTTTCCGGCGATTTTAGAGACGACAATTCCTACCTCATAGAGAAAAATGAGGGGGCCCGCCATCATGATCTGGGTCACCACGTCCGGGGGGGTCAGGATTGCGGCCATGACAAAGGTGAGCAGTATGGCATACTTTCGTTTCTGCTTCAGGAAATCGCTCGTCACCACACCCATCCTGGCCAAGAAGTAAATCACGACCGGCAGCTCAAAGATCAGGCCGAAGGCGAAAAGGAGCTTGATGGCGAAAGAAAAATAGAGCTTTACCGAGGGCATGGCCTGGATGTACTCGTTGGCGAACCCCATGAAAAACTTGAACCCGAAGGGGAATACCACGAAATACCCGAAAAGAGCTCCGCCGACAAACAGGATCGTGGAGAAGATCACAAAGGGAATGACGAGTTTCTTTTCCTTCTGATAGAGACCTGGGGCGACAAAAAGCCAGATCTGGTAAAAGATGTATGGAGCAGCCAGGAGAATGCCCGCCACAAAAGCAGTCTTGAGGTAGGTGAAAAACATCTCCGGAAGGCTGGTGAAAATCAGCTTGTCCCCCTCGGCCATGTTCTCTTTCAAGGGCAGGACGAGGATTTCAAAGAGCCTTTCTGAAAAAAAATAGCAGACAGCGAAACCTATCCCAGCGGCGATGGCCGAGGAGATGAGTCTCTTTCTCAATTCCTCCAGGTGACTGAGAAAGGGCTGCTTCTCATCAGGATCCATTCTTCTCCTTCTCCTCCTCGCCTTCTTCTTCGGGGGGAGCCTCCGAATCTACCATCGTACCGGGATCACTCCGCCCTTCCTCCCGGTCCGTCTCTTCCGGCGGTTTGCCGTCCCCATCATGGTCGGTCTCTTCCAGGTCCAGGGGTTTTTCCAGCCCGCTTACGGCGTCCGCCAGATCACCCTTGACCTCTTCAATATCCTCATCCAGGTTGAGGCTTTCCTTGATCTCCTGGGTTGCCTTGCGGAACTCAGCCATTCCTTTTCCTAATGCCCTTGCAAGATCGGGGAGTTTACTCGGCCCGATCACTACGAGGGCGATGACCATGATAATCAGCAATTCCGGAAATCCGATGCCGAACATCTCCACCTCCCGGGACCCGGGATCCCTGAGTTAATTACAGTTCAAGGAGCACGGCCGTCTCATCGCAGTCGGGAAACTTGGGACAATGAATGCAATCCGCCCAAATCTTTTGGGGCAACGAGGACTTGGGAACCTCCCTGAATCCAAGCTTCAGGAAGAACCGTGGCACGTAAGTCAGTGCGAAGACCCTCGGCAAACCGAGGCTTCGGGCCTCCTCGATACAGGTCTCCACAAGTCGCTTCCCGTATCCCCTGCCCTGTTGTCCCTTGGTGACGGCAAGGGAACGGATCTCCGCGAGATCCTCCCAGCAAATCCCCAGGGCGCAAGCCCCCAGGATCTCTTCTCTCTGCCCGTCTCCCTGGATCACGAAAAAATCCCTCATGTGATCATAGAGCTCACTGAGTGACCGGGGCAACAGGAGTCCTTGCTGGGCGTAATGGCCCAACAACCCGTGAATGGCCTTAACATCTCCTGTGACGGCCTTTCGTACCATCCTCTCCCACTCTCTCAATCCACACGCGAAACGAATCCCTTAAGCCCTTCCCTTTCCAGAAGCTTCCTGGCATAGCGCTCTGCTTCTTCCCGCGAATGGAAGGTGCCGCATCGAACCCGGAAATAGGTCTTTCCCTTTACGTACGTTTCGCGAAAATAGGCATCGTACCCCTTGGCAATCAGGCGGTCGATCATCTTTTTTGCCCCGAAACGATCCGAAAGGGAAGCCAACTGCACGGTATAGCGCACCCCGCTCCCTGTTCCGTGTCGGGGGGGCGATGGAGAGGGCTTCTGCGAATCCTTTCGGGATACAGTTGGAATTTCATGTTGTTTTTTGGTTCCGGTCCTGCTCTTCCCAGAATCCTTGGTTTCGGACCGTTCCCGCAGCTTCACCTCCTCCCTCATACCGGAAAGCTTTTCGTAGAAGGCCAGCTTGGGATCGGACTCCCTCAGATTCCGCCTGACTTTTTCGCTGTTGCGGTCCTTGCTGACCATCTCCTGGAGCCTGCTGACCTGGCCCTTCAGGTCCGTCAAGGCCGTCACCGCCCCCGGCAGGTATCCACGTCCAACGAAGATTCCCAGGGCAAAAATCCAGGCAAGGAGGAAAAAGAGGCCGAACACCCAGAGGAGCAAAGAAAAAGGGGTGAACTCCAGCCTCAAGGTCTTCTTAGGGCCCTTTCCGGGCTTGGATCCCTTTGCGGTCATGTTCCGCCGGTATTTCGTTTACATCCTCTCGGGTGCGTGAACGCCCAAGAGATTGAGTCCATTATATAACACGATTCGGACCGCCTCGGCCAGGAAAAGCCTTGCCCGGCTGAGGACTGGGTCCATAGGATTCACGATGCGGTTCTCAGGAGTGCGGGTCCCCAGGTTGAAGTACTTGTGAAAGGAGGCCGCGAGTTCCTTGAGATAATAGGTCAAACGGTGGGGTTCCAGGCTCCTGGAAATTTCCTCCAGAAGGGAGGGGAACTCTTCCAGGATTCGGATCAGTGCGAGTTCCTCCTCCAGCACAAGCCTCTCCAGGATATCGTCCGGATTGGAAGGAAGAGAAAGGCCCTCAACCGCCGCCTTCCTGAAAATACTCGATATCCTCGCGTGGGCGTACTGGATGTAGTAAACGGGGTTTTCACTGTCGGTCTTCTTGAAAAGGTCCACGTCGAAATCAATGGGAGAGTCGTGGTTCTTGGTGAGAAAGGCGAAACGTGCCGCATCCACCCCGACCTCGTCCATCACCTCCCGCAGGGAGACATAGCGTCCGGCCCGCTTGGACATCTTTATCTCCCTTCCCTCTTTCCAGAGCTTGACCAATTGAACCAGCAGGACCGAAAGCCAGTCCCGGTCGATCCCGTGGCTTACGAGGGCTGCTTTCATCCTCTGAACGTATCCATGGTGGTCGGCGCCCCAAATGTTCACGGCCCGGGTGAAACCCCGCCGGTACTTGTCCAGATGATAGGCAATGTCCGTTGCAAAATAGGTGTATTCGCCGTCCTGCTTCCGCACAACGCGGTCCTTGTCGTCCCCGAAAAGGGAAGTCTTGATCCAGAGGGCTCCGTCCTCCTCGTAAAGCTGACCATTGCGCTTCGCCGTTTCGAGTGTCTGCTCCAGGAGACCTGAGGCATAGAGTCGGCTTTCGCTGAACCACACGTCAAAGTGGATCCGAAAGTCGGCAAGATCCCGCCTGATCTCCGCAAGAATTTTCTCCTTGCCCCGGTCAGCACAAAGGGCCACCGCCTCCTCGCGGTCCATCACGGAAAGATCGACTTCAGCCGCGATCTCCCGTGCCAGATCCGAGACGTACTCACCATGGTATCCGTTCTCGGGGAAAGGATATTCCGGCTCGGCTTCCTGCCTCCACCGGCTGTAAATGGATTCCCCAAGGAGCTTCACCTGGTTGCCGGCATCATTGATGTAAAATTCACGGCCCACATCGAATCCGGTGAAATCGAGGATCCTGCAAAGAGTATCCCCAAGGGCCGCTCCCCTACCATGTCCCAGGTGTAAGGGACCGGTGGGATTGGCGCTCACGAATTCGATCATGATCTTCTCACCCTTACCCAGGTTGCTCCTGCCGTATTCTTTCCCCTGCTCAATGATCCGTGCCAGGACCTTGTACCACGCCCCCTTCTTTATCCAGAAATTCAGGAACCCGGGGCCCGCGATCTCCGTCCTCTCGACAAATCCGCCCCCTTCCGGGAGATGCTCCACCAGCACGGCTGCGATGTCCCTGGGCGCACGCCCCTGAGAAGAGGCGAGGGTCATGGGCAGGTTGGTCGCAAAATGCCCGTGGTCAGGCCGGTTCGGCACTTCGATCACGTAATCGGGAACGGGAGTTTCCTTCAGGCTTCCGTCCTGGAAGCATTTCTTGAGTGTTTCTTTCAACAATCGATCCAGAGTACTTTTCATTTCACGTATTCCTTCGGGTGGGATTGACCGATAGCGCAAAAGATCTCGTAAGAAATGGTATCCGCCCAGGCGGCCAATTGATCCCCCGTGATACAGTCTTCCCCCTGGCGTCCCAGAAATACCGCCTCCTCCCCCGGTCTTACGGGTTCAAGCCCCGTTACATCGACCATGAGGAGATTCATGCAAACCCTTCCGACAATGGGAGCCCTCCGGCCCCGGATCAGGACCTGCCCCCTGTTGGAAAGACGCCTTGGCAGGCCGTCGCTGTATCCCGCTGAAAGCACGGCGATCTTCCGTTCCCCTTTCGTCTGATAGGTCCTCCCGTAGCTGACAGAGGTCCCCTCCGGCAAGCGGCGCACCTGAAGGATACGGCCAGAAAGTGCCATCACGGGTCTAAGGGTTACTGGCCCCCGGAAATTGGGATCAGGCATGCCACCGTAGAGCATGATACCGGGCCGGACCATCTGGAAATAAGAATCGGGATGGGCCATGACCCCGGCGCTGTTGGCCAGGCTGTTGACCGGCAATTCCAGTCCCAGGGACCGCCCTCTCTGGATCACCTTCCGAAAGAGGGCGATCTGATCTTCGGTGAATTTCCTTGATGGTTCGTCTGCCGATGGAAAGTGGGATGTGAGGCCTTCAGGGATGAGAGAGGGATAGGCCCGGATCTTCTCCAGGAACGCAGCCGCCTCGCCGAGTGAAATACCGAGACGGCCCATGCCTGTATCTACCTTGACC from the Deltaproteobacteria bacterium genome contains:
- a CDS encoding N-acetyltransferase, which encodes MVRKAVTGDVKAIHGLLGHYAQQGLLLPRSLSELYDHMRDFFVIQGDGQREEILGACALGICWEDLAEIRSLAVTKGQQGRGYGKRLVETCIEEARSLGLPRVFALTYVPRFFLKLGFREVPKSSLPQKIWADCIHCPKFPDCDETAVLLEL
- a CDS encoding phosphoribosylaminoimidazolesuccinocarboxamide synthase, which translates into the protein MTGQILSESRFEDLDLLKRGKVRDVYEVDGRLLIVASDRISAFDVVMEDPIPDKGKILTQLSLFWFDYLGDIVENHVVSTNPEEYPPPCRKYARELEGRSMLVQRAEPLPVECIVRGYLSGSGWKEYQAKGSICGIPLPPGLRESEELPEPIFTPSTKAEKGIHDENISFEEVEALLGKEDAEKIRELSLALYRAGRDFAAQRGIIIADTKFEFGRKDGRIILIDEVLTPDSSRFWPMDTYSPGASQQSFDKQFVRDYLEGLDWPKTPPPPRLPPRIIEKTREKYLEALKRLTGHGLL
- the dnaK gene encoding molecular chaperone DnaK, translating into MGKIIGIDLGTTNSCVAVMEGGDPVVIANSEGSRTTPSIVAFNEKGERLVGQIAKRQAITNPENTIFGVKRLIGRKFDSSEVQNDIKVLPYKITKAANGDAQVEVRGKAYSPAEISSIILQKMKQTAEDYLGEKVTEAVITVPAYFNDSQRQATKDAGRIAGLNVLRIINEPTAASLAYGLDKKGDKKIAVFDLGGGTFDISILEIGEGVFEVKSTNGDTHLGGEDFDLRIVDYLADEFMKDQGIDLRKDKMALQRLKEAAEKAKMELSGAQETDINLPFITADASGPKHLNIKLSRAKLEALVDDLIEKVVGPCNIALKDSGLSAGEIDEVILVGGMTRMPKVQQKVKEIFGKEPSKGVNPDEVVAIGAAIQGGVLKGEVKDVLLLDVTPLSLGIETLGGVFTKLIEKNTTIPTKKSQIFSTAADNQPAVEIHVLQGEREMAADNKTLGRFQLVGIPPAPRGVPQIEVTFDIDANGIVNVSAKDMGTGKEQSIKITASSGLSEEEIQRLVKDAEMHQEEDRKKRELVDARNMADSLIYSTEKSIKEAGDKLDASAKAEIDRAIENLRKAMETDNTEEIKRLSDELTQASHKLAEAMYAKASQEQAGQQQSGGTEPSKDEDVVDADFEEVNK
- a CDS encoding transglycosylase SLT domain-containing protein → MRRESRFDPRAVSSVGAVGLTQIMHQTARRLGMKSLFVPPYLDKALDLHRKARRQRQQAMEALFMIHTGDDLRHAREARNLMQRSLELEKKKDRLFKKYRHELLDGKKDDRLVPSRAIEFGLMYFSRLLRAQEGDISLALASYNAGPHRVKKYGGIPPFAETVHFRNQVLRYYREYLQKMKGLM
- the grpE gene encoding nucleotide exchange factor GrpE; the encoded protein is MTEKKEDKDIKITINHDVSRQQSEREEQEPEKKPPEEMSKEELIERLKGLEEEKSRIFDLYLRAQAEMENLKKRTKKEKEDWRKYANESLIKEILPVMDNLEKAVSHSGDENSMDALKQGVELTLKGLKDCLKKFGLEEVKAEGEPFDPCYHEAVSEGEDDTVKPGTVIHQLQKGYILNERLIRPAMVVVSKGGGDDTPDQEDASNKICENK
- the tatB gene encoding twin-arginine translocase subunit TatB, with product MFGIGFPELLIIMVIALVVIGPSKLPDLARALGKGMAEFRKATQEIKESLNLDEDIEEVKGDLADAVSGLEKPLDLEETDHDGDGKPPEETDREEGRSDPGTMVDSEAPPEEEGEEEKEKNGS
- the tatC gene encoding twin-arginine translocase subunit TatC; translation: MDPDEKQPFLSHLEELRKRLISSAIAAGIGFAVCYFFSERLFEILVLPLKENMAEGDKLIFTSLPEMFFTYLKTAFVAGILLAAPYIFYQIWLFVAPGLYQKEKKLVIPFVIFSTILFVGGALFGYFVVFPFGFKFFMGFANEYIQAMPSVKLYFSFAIKLLFAFGLIFELPVVIYFLARMGVVTSDFLKQKRKYAILLTFVMAAILTPPDVVTQIMMAGPLIFLYEVGIVVSKIAGKRRRKKEESSGEKKN
- a CDS encoding penicillin-binding protein activator, which codes for MRTAFMRFKGAVPVLLIGAALFLWGCGGPKVAVEPLPVKEDPRILFSRAEESFHEGRYDQALEEYRLYLEKYPGAEQAGTALYRMARINDQLSRYKTALPLYLRLTRDFPAFSRRPDIQFRVAELYYRLGDYDRCKSTALEWLVKYREDPLRKNVFLLLAGCAQVLGNIPDTAFWWIKAAGVPGLSPDEKQSLAEKITGLIRESTLEDLQKMAEGAEGTPFAPHIYHRLAELFLEKRDLQNARKAAMALVRSTPEQSWVSLGRRILDRVEAELSVKPGAIGCLLPLSGPFAIYGQEVLNGILLGMNLFNDSGENQGIELIIKDTAGKPERAASMIQDLAERGKVIAVIGPLASKPALAAAGKAQELGVPLITLTQADDITSRGEMVFRNFLTPKKEVRRIVDKAVYELGMTHFGILYPETPYGRVLMNLFWDRVEALGGSIMAVESYDPRETDFAAQIKKMVGLYYPRPESVKRMLREKKALEGNEKNMEEEDGEKKEEPEPIVDFEAVFIPDNYQQVALIAPQFPFNNVFNIRFLGTSLWQSPELIDQAGEYIQGALFPTGFFPGEDDEKVEKFVTRYKTDFEAEPGILAATGYDTIRIVKQVLHETPIRTREDFRKGLLSSEGLDGLTGKIAFDPQGEVLKEPLLLTVSGKHFIVAP